The following proteins are encoded in a genomic region of Sulfurospirillum arsenophilum NBRC 109478:
- a CDS encoding lysophospholipid acyltransferase family protein gives MAKLFSKELKRKLLVWIVPPLVYALIKLLFFTCKKKFYLQNNGSATPSIYVLWHGEILMAAAAYKYYTNRTEADTIVSNHFDGELVARLMQLFGGGTIRGSSSKGGASVLRQALKSLQKGRDVAMTPDGPRGPRHTVADGAAALAMMKKVPIIAMSCRPTSSWKMKSWDQFCIPKPFCTIEFYFADPFYVHELTLEDAKALIQKRLLEHSV, from the coding sequence ATGGCGAAATTGTTCTCTAAAGAGCTTAAACGTAAACTTTTGGTGTGGATTGTTCCACCCCTTGTTTACGCATTAATCAAGCTTTTATTTTTTACATGTAAAAAGAAGTTTTATCTTCAAAACAATGGCTCGGCAACCCCTAGTATCTATGTGCTTTGGCATGGAGAGATATTGATGGCTGCGGCAGCTTATAAATATTATACAAATCGTACAGAAGCTGACACCATTGTTAGTAATCATTTTGATGGTGAATTAGTAGCACGGTTGATGCAACTTTTTGGGGGCGGAACCATTCGTGGCAGCTCTTCTAAAGGCGGCGCTTCTGTTTTACGACAAGCATTAAAGTCACTTCAAAAAGGTCGTGATGTTGCTATGACACCGGATGGACCAAGAGGCCCAAGACACACCGTGGCTGATGGTGCAGCAGCACTTGCTATGATGAAAAAAGTACCTATTATTGCGATGAGTTGTCGCCCGACATCATCTTGGAAGATGAAGAGTTGGGATCAGTTTTGCATTCCAAAACCTTTTTGCACGATAGAATTTTATTTTGCAGATCCTTTTTACGTCCATGAATTAACACTTGAAGATGCCAAAGCGTTAATTCAAAAGCGTCTGTTAGAGCACTCGGTTTGA
- the tilS gene encoding tRNA lysidine(34) synthetase TilS, whose product MLPSPNVLEINSLQPLLQLHEATLESLRHTKNLLAFSGGGDSTALFFLLKEHNIPFDIAHVNYQTREQSNAEESYAKELAQTHQKQLFTFTCKLDESNFEHQARGARYTFFEKIIQEQGYDTLLSAHHLNDQLEWFLMQLTRGAGLVEMLGMQEVEERESYTIVRPLLHVSKKTLLAYLQEHNIHYFNDESNDSLKHLRNQFRHTYATPLIEAYEDGIAKSFAYLKEDRKRLLPHEVMRIKDLFVLPKDSDDLINIRHIDKIAKQLGVLLSKAQRDEILKTKECVISGKIAICFEEEKIFIAPYQTEDMDKKFKELCRKERIPSKIRPYLYTAGVDPSALR is encoded by the coding sequence ATGCTACCATCACCGAATGTGCTGGAGATCAACTCATTGCAACCATTACTTCAGTTGCATGAAGCAACGCTAGAGTCTTTACGTCACACAAAAAACCTATTGGCATTTTCAGGCGGTGGAGACTCTACCGCCCTCTTCTTTTTACTCAAAGAACATAACATCCCTTTTGATATTGCCCATGTGAACTACCAAACCAGAGAGCAAAGTAACGCCGAAGAGAGCTATGCTAAAGAGCTTGCACAAACGCATCAAAAACAGCTTTTCACCTTTACATGTAAACTTGATGAATCTAATTTTGAGCATCAAGCACGAGGAGCACGATACACTTTTTTTGAGAAAATCATCCAAGAGCAGGGTTACGATACACTGCTGAGCGCACATCATCTCAATGACCAACTCGAATGGTTTTTAATGCAACTGACTCGAGGTGCGGGACTGGTAGAAATGTTAGGCATGCAAGAGGTAGAAGAGAGAGAATCTTATACCATTGTCCGACCACTTTTACATGTAAGCAAAAAAACACTTCTTGCGTATCTACAAGAACATAACATTCACTACTTTAACGATGAAAGCAATGACTCCTTAAAACACCTGCGCAATCAGTTTAGACATACTTATGCTACGCCACTGATTGAAGCCTATGAGGATGGAATTGCAAAAAGCTTTGCTTACCTAAAAGAAGATCGTAAACGCCTTTTACCCCATGAAGTAATGCGCATCAAAGACCTTTTTGTGTTGCCTAAAGATAGTGATGATCTTATCAACATTCGCCATATTGATAAAATAGCCAAGCAACTTGGGGTTCTTTTATCCAAAGCACAAAGAGATGAGATTTTAAAAACCAAAGAGTGTGTTATCAGTGGGAAAATTGCTATCTGTTTTGAAGAAGAGAAGATTTTTATAGCACCTTACCAGACGGAGGATATGGATAAGAAGTTTAAAGAGCTGTGCCGAAAAGAACGTATTCCTTCAAAAATACGTCCTTATTTATATACTGCGGGAGTTGATCCTAGCGCGTTGCGTTAA
- the rimO gene encoding 30S ribosomal protein S12 methylthiotransferase RimO: MKKLHLVSLGCNKNLVDSEVMLGKLQAYEMCDDPSQADVLIVNTCGFIGPAKEESLNTIFSLHEARKKGSVLVMAGCLTERYKEDLTKELKEVDLFTGVGDYDKIDEIIALRQNRFSPATYLLNEEERVITGSNAHAYVKLSEGCNQACSFCAIPGFKGKLHSRTLESLIKEVKALVSKGFYDFSFISQDSSSFLRDVGEKEGLIKLIDAVEQIEGVKSARILYLYPTTTSNALIERIITSPLFHNYFDMPIQHISDSMLKRMKRGAGKERIIEQLELMKKAPNSFIRTSFIVGHPGESEAEFKELLDFAKSFDFDRVNIFAYSDEEDTSAYAMEEKIDTKTINKRIKQLDKLVQAKTKKSFEKEVGKEVIILVEGESSEHEYFMGARELLWAPSIDGEVLVNDSDVANIEVGKCYHATITECAGDQLIATITSVA, from the coding sequence TTGAAAAAACTACATTTAGTCTCACTGGGCTGTAACAAGAATCTTGTTGATAGCGAAGTGATGTTAGGAAAACTCCAAGCCTATGAAATGTGTGATGACCCAAGTCAGGCTGACGTGCTGATCGTCAATACCTGTGGCTTCATCGGACCTGCAAAAGAGGAAAGTCTCAACACCATCTTCTCACTCCACGAAGCACGCAAAAAAGGCTCTGTGCTCGTTATGGCAGGCTGTCTTACAGAGCGATACAAAGAAGATCTTACCAAAGAGCTTAAAGAGGTTGACCTTTTTACAGGTGTGGGTGATTATGATAAGATCGATGAGATCATTGCACTTCGTCAAAATCGTTTTAGCCCAGCAACATACTTACTAAACGAAGAAGAGCGTGTCATTACAGGCTCCAATGCTCATGCGTATGTCAAGCTTTCCGAAGGATGCAACCAAGCGTGTAGTTTTTGTGCCATCCCTGGATTTAAAGGCAAACTGCATTCACGCACGCTTGAATCGCTCATTAAAGAGGTTAAAGCACTGGTTTCCAAAGGCTTTTATGACTTTAGCTTTATCTCACAAGATAGCAGCTCATTCCTTCGTGATGTGGGTGAAAAAGAGGGTCTTATCAAACTCATTGATGCCGTTGAGCAAATCGAAGGTGTTAAAAGTGCGCGTATTTTGTATCTTTACCCAACGACAACATCCAACGCTCTCATTGAGCGTATTATCACCTCTCCTCTGTTTCATAACTACTTCGACATGCCGATCCAACACATCAGCGATTCGATGCTTAAGCGCATGAAGCGTGGCGCTGGGAAAGAGCGTATTATTGAGCAGTTAGAACTTATGAAAAAAGCGCCTAATAGCTTTATTCGCACCAGTTTTATCGTGGGGCACCCAGGGGAGAGTGAAGCAGAGTTTAAAGAACTTTTGGACTTTGCCAAATCGTTTGATTTTGACCGTGTCAACATCTTTGCCTACTCGGATGAAGAAGATACATCAGCATATGCGATGGAAGAGAAAATCGACACCAAAACCATCAATAAACGCATTAAACAACTGGATAAACTCGTCCAAGCCAAAACGAAAAAAAGTTTTGAAAAAGAGGTTGGCAAAGAAGTTATCATTTTAGTGGAAGGCGAAAGCAGCGAGCATGAGTATTTTATGGGCGCACGTGAGCTTTTATGGGCACCAAGCATTGATGGTGAAGTCTTAGTCAATGACTCGGATGTTGCAAACATTGAAGTAGGCAAATGCTACCATGCTACCATCACCGAATGTGCTGGAGATCAACTCATTGCAACCATTACTTCAGTTGCATGA
- the panC gene encoding pantoate--beta-alanine ligase, with product MKIVKTITELSQARRELQGSVGFVPTMGALHNGHLSLMQKSIAENEHTIVSVFVNPTQFLEGEDFSKYPQRIQADIKICELAGVAILFMPASDTMYSNMEPTILAPSAKAYILEGLARPGHFDGVLRVVLKLFNLTKPTRAYFGKKDAQQLYLLQNMVKSFFLDLEIVPCEIVREDDGLALSSRNVYLNIEERKEALLLCESLKVATHALIAGERDIATIKAEMLHTMSPLHVEYVEILNRDFDTISTIEIGNSIILVCAKVGTTRLIDNLWI from the coding sequence ATGAAAATAGTAAAAACTATCACTGAATTATCCCAAGCAAGAAGAGAGCTTCAAGGATCCGTTGGATTCGTGCCAACCATGGGAGCCTTACACAATGGACACCTCTCATTGATGCAAAAATCCATCGCTGAAAATGAGCATACCATCGTCTCCGTTTTTGTCAATCCTACGCAATTTTTAGAAGGGGAAGATTTTAGTAAATACCCACAGCGAATTCAAGCTGATATTAAAATTTGTGAGCTTGCAGGCGTGGCGATTTTATTTATGCCTGCCTCTGATACTATGTACTCAAATATGGAACCAACCATCCTTGCACCCAGTGCTAAAGCCTACATTTTAGAAGGTCTTGCCCGCCCAGGTCATTTTGATGGCGTTTTACGTGTGGTTTTGAAGCTTTTTAATCTTACCAAACCAACGAGAGCCTATTTTGGTAAAAAAGATGCGCAACAACTCTATCTTTTACAGAACATGGTCAAAAGCTTCTTTTTGGATTTGGAAATTGTCCCTTGTGAAATTGTGCGAGAAGATGATGGTCTAGCGCTTTCCAGTCGCAATGTCTATCTAAATATCGAAGAGCGCAAAGAAGCACTTCTGCTCTGTGAGTCTTTGAAAGTTGCTACACATGCACTCATCGCTGGAGAGCGCGATATTGCAACAATTAAAGCTGAAATGTTACATACCATGTCACCTTTACATGTAGAATACGTGGAGATTTTAAATCGTGATTTTGATACAATATCTACCATTGAAATAGGCAACTCTATCATTTTAGTCTGCGCCAAAGTTGGCACTACTCGCCTCATTGATAATTTATGGATTTAA
- the prfB gene encoding peptide chain release factor 2, whose protein sequence is MDSYEYTELLKKLTTKVDNIAQIIKPEDLTLRLKEIETIEQNPEFWNDAKKAAELQKEKTALNSLLNRYTKAKNVVVDAVDLYEMANSENDDATIEELYKDADHLEDHITNLEIAMMLSGENDNKNAIISIHPGAGGTESQDWASILYRMYLRWAERLGFKVEVLDYQEGEEAGLKDVSFIISGENAYGYLKVENGIHRLVRISPFDANAKRHTSFSSVMVSPEVDDDIDIVIEDRDLKVDTYRSGGAGGQHVNKTDSAIRITHMPTGIVVQCQNDRSQHKNRATAMKMLKSRLYEFELEKQQALKDGVEKSDNGWGHQIRSYVLAPYQQVKDTRSNIAYSQVNNILDGDISKMIEDVLIAQKR, encoded by the coding sequence TTGGATAGTTACGAATACACCGAACTTCTCAAAAAATTAACCACGAAAGTGGACAACATCGCGCAGATTATTAAGCCAGAAGATTTGACTTTAAGGCTTAAAGAGATTGAAACGATTGAGCAAAACCCCGAATTTTGGAACGATGCAAAAAAAGCAGCAGAGTTGCAAAAAGAAAAAACAGCACTCAATTCACTACTCAACCGTTATACCAAAGCTAAAAATGTCGTTGTAGATGCTGTGGATTTGTATGAAATGGCAAACAGTGAAAACGATGATGCAACGATTGAAGAGCTTTATAAGGATGCAGATCATCTTGAAGATCACATTACTAACTTAGAAATTGCCATGATGCTTAGTGGCGAAAATGATAATAAAAACGCCATTATCTCAATTCATCCAGGTGCTGGTGGTACTGAGAGCCAAGACTGGGCAAGCATTTTGTATCGTATGTATTTGAGATGGGCAGAACGCTTAGGCTTTAAAGTTGAAGTACTGGATTATCAAGAGGGTGAAGAGGCAGGGCTCAAAGATGTCAGTTTTATCATCAGTGGCGAAAATGCGTACGGCTATTTGAAAGTTGAAAACGGAATTCACCGTTTGGTGCGTATTAGTCCCTTTGATGCGAATGCAAAGCGTCACACTTCGTTTAGCTCTGTGATGGTTTCACCTGAGGTAGATGATGATATTGACATTGTCATTGAAGATCGCGATCTTAAAGTCGATACGTATCGCTCAGGCGGTGCAGGTGGACAGCATGTTAATAAAACCGATAGTGCCATTCGTATCACACACATGCCAACAGGTATTGTGGTACAGTGTCAAAATGATAGATCGCAACATAAAAACAGAGCAACGGCTATGAAGATGTTGAAGTCACGTTTGTATGAGTTTGAACTTGAAAAACAACAAGCGCTCAAAGATGGTGTTGAAAAAAGTGATAATGGCTGGGGACATCAGATACGAAGTTATGTTTTAGCGCCGTATCAGCAAGTCAAAGACACGCGAAGCAATATTGCTTACTCTCAAGTCAATAATATTTTAGACGGTGATATTTCAAAAATGATCGAAGATGTGCTTATCGCACAAAAGCGTTAA
- a CDS encoding EI24 domain-containing protein has protein sequence MNTTSKTNIFALALGDTLSPRVLLVSLLSFVLTILVFIGAIWLLFGGLGALSAWIAQSLQSFEGSVEQSWFLSMISLIFITKTVVAILFFFTSAMVTYYLFLMVYSVIVGLFAGYFIKEIGSIYYPRVAFSGMGLMSYVWIVLKTLLWTTLMFLLLSPLVFIPVLNFALLVPVFYLFHKLLVLDVASMVNSSEEYKELKRLYAGQMRGISLVCFGLTIIPFLGVVIYPYYVIVMSHFIFRKTEGLRAL, from the coding sequence ATGAACACAACCTCTAAAACCAATATTTTCGCCCTAGCTCTTGGAGATACACTCTCTCCAAGAGTTTTGCTTGTCTCACTTCTCTCATTTGTCTTAACCATTCTGGTTTTTATAGGGGCTATTTGGCTTCTTTTTGGAGGTCTAGGCGCACTTTCAGCGTGGATTGCACAGAGTTTGCAAAGCTTCGAGGGAAGTGTTGAGCAAAGTTGGTTTTTGAGCATGATCTCACTCATTTTCATCACCAAAACGGTGGTGGCTATTCTCTTCTTTTTCACCTCTGCCATGGTGACGTATTATCTTTTCTTGATGGTTTATTCGGTTATTGTAGGACTTTTTGCAGGTTATTTTATTAAAGAGATAGGCTCGATCTATTATCCCCGTGTTGCATTCTCTGGCATGGGACTGATGAGCTATGTGTGGATAGTGCTTAAAACGCTTCTGTGGACAACGCTGATGTTTTTGCTCCTTTCGCCTTTAGTCTTTATCCCCGTATTGAATTTTGCGCTTTTAGTGCCTGTTTTTTATCTGTTTCATAAACTCTTAGTTTTGGATGTGGCTTCAATGGTTAATTCGAGCGAAGAGTATAAAGAGCTAAAGCGGTTGTATGCAGGGCAGATGAGAGGAATTTCATTGGTCTGTTTTGGACTTACCATCATCCCTTTTTTAGGTGTGGTGATTTATCCTTATTATGTGATCGTGATGAGTCACTTTATCTTTCGTAAAACCGAGGGTTTACGAGCTCTTTAA
- a CDS encoding asparaginase domain-containing protein, translating into MDKILIINTGGTFNKRYNPLKGELEVPKDGIALESILRYCNNTPYELLNIIHKDSLEMSEEDRELIVQTIKNSSCRKVLIVHGTDTMDVTATFLALHIKDKIITLTGAMVPFSIDTVEATSNFMMALGDLMCREKNGVNLAMHGAIARHGSIYKNRQKGIFELC; encoded by the coding sequence ATGGATAAAATCCTTATTATCAATACAGGTGGTACTTTTAATAAACGCTACAATCCTCTTAAAGGCGAACTTGAAGTTCCCAAAGATGGCATTGCGTTAGAGTCTATTTTGCGCTACTGCAACAACACGCCATATGAACTTCTCAATATTATTCACAAAGATAGCCTTGAGATGAGCGAGGAAGATCGGGAATTGATCGTACAAACCATCAAAAACTCGTCGTGTCGTAAAGTTTTGATCGTACATGGTACTGATACGATGGATGTTACCGCAACCTTTTTAGCTTTACATATAAAAGATAAGATCATCACGTTAACAGGAGCAATGGTACCTTTTAGCATCGACACTGTTGAGGCAACAAGCAATTTTATGATGGCTTTGGGTGATTTAATGTGTCGAGAAAAAAATGGGGTCAACCTTGCCATGCACGGCGCGATTGCACGTCATGGAAGTATTTATAAAAACAGACAAAAAGGGATTTTTGAGCTTTGTTAA
- a CDS encoding DNA polymerase III subunit gamma/tau, with amino-acid sequence MSHQVLALKYRPSSFDKLIGQESITQTLSLALNQDRLSHAYLFSGLRGSGKTSTARIFAKALVCDQGPSSTPCEVCEHCLSANENRHIDIIEMDAASNRGIDDIRELIESTKYKPTSARFKIFIIDEVHMLTTQAFNALLKTLEEPPSYVKFILATTDPLKLPATILSRAQHFRFKQIKQSDVVNHLCHILNLENIEYEKDALEMLSRAGNGSLRDTLTLLDQSIIFSKGYITPENVATMLGLLDPNQLETIFTAILSGNKSEMLHLIKELESYECEIVIDELIAYLKNAFFAQDRRFSTLLYERFFKILSESKSLLYINANNGFVLSLIFFKMIEATNIKTIEEMIDSLENEKFRVPTAHAKVEVAETNNDAPVAAQEEEEPLHVKDQGVTSEMLFARLCDKLLDRNAELGECFKHHIRFINFEDELLALTSSAEGEASKTLNTYYSIIKHFVQELFGVEAKIKITKTQAPLPSLQPEPEPSYEPSYEPNYESEMSEAELSANDQSSSMMESLEFADLPQSDSCATGAMMADKKEIDAKEVLNTPFVQRATELFDPQKIQIRQKV; translated from the coding sequence GTGTCACACCAAGTACTTGCTCTAAAATATCGTCCTTCCTCGTTTGATAAGTTGATCGGCCAAGAGTCGATCACCCAAACACTTTCATTAGCACTCAACCAAGATAGGCTCTCACATGCCTATCTCTTTTCAGGACTTCGAGGTAGTGGTAAGACTTCGACAGCGCGCATCTTTGCTAAAGCGCTCGTGTGCGATCAAGGCCCCTCTTCTACTCCGTGTGAAGTGTGTGAACACTGCCTCAGTGCCAATGAAAACCGTCACATTGACATCATCGAAATGGATGCTGCGTCTAATCGCGGAATTGACGATATTCGTGAATTGATCGAAAGTACAAAATATAAACCAACCAGTGCTCGTTTTAAAATCTTCATCATCGATGAAGTTCATATGCTCACCACACAAGCGTTTAATGCACTTTTGAAGACATTAGAAGAGCCTCCAAGTTATGTAAAATTCATCCTTGCAACGACCGATCCTTTAAAACTACCTGCAACGATTTTATCTAGGGCTCAACATTTTCGATTTAAACAGATTAAACAAAGCGATGTCGTCAATCATCTCTGCCATATTCTCAATCTTGAAAACATCGAGTACGAAAAAGACGCCTTAGAGATGCTCTCTCGTGCTGGAAATGGATCACTGCGTGATACATTAACCTTGCTTGATCAATCCATCATCTTCTCAAAAGGCTACATTACGCCTGAGAATGTTGCAACAATGCTGGGGCTTCTTGATCCTAACCAACTTGAGACGATTTTTACTGCCATTTTAAGTGGCAATAAAAGCGAAATGCTTCACCTCATTAAAGAGCTTGAGAGTTATGAGTGTGAAATTGTCATCGATGAGTTGATCGCATATCTTAAAAATGCTTTTTTTGCACAAGATCGCCGTTTTTCAACACTTCTGTATGAGCGTTTTTTCAAAATTCTCAGTGAATCCAAAAGTCTTCTTTACATCAACGCGAACAACGGTTTTGTACTCTCCTTGATCTTCTTTAAGATGATCGAAGCTACGAATATTAAAACCATCGAAGAGATGATTGATTCACTTGAAAATGAGAAATTCCGTGTTCCTACCGCTCACGCTAAAGTTGAAGTGGCAGAAACAAACAATGATGCTCCCGTAGCAGCACAAGAGGAAGAAGAACCTTTACATGTAAAAGATCAAGGCGTCACATCTGAAATGCTTTTTGCGCGTCTTTGCGATAAATTGCTTGATCGTAACGCAGAGCTTGGCGAATGCTTTAAGCATCACATTCGTTTTATAAACTTTGAGGATGAATTATTAGCCCTCACCTCCAGCGCCGAAGGGGAAGCAAGTAAAACGCTCAATACCTACTACAGCATCATCAAACACTTTGTTCAAGAGCTTTTTGGCGTAGAAGCTAAAATAAAAATCACTAAAACGCAAGCGCCACTACCTTCTCTTCAGCCCGAACCTGAACCTTCATATGAACCTTCATATGAACCTAACTACGAATCTGAAATGAGCGAAGCAGAACTGAGTGCAAACGACCAAAGTTCATCCATGATGGAGAGCCTAGAGTTTGCAGATCTGCCTCAAAGTGACAGCTGTGCGACAGGGGCAATGATGGCTGACAAAAAAGAGATTGATGCCAAAGAGGTGCTTAACACTCCTTTTGTTCAAAGAGCCACCGAGCTTTTTGATCCTCAAAAAATTCAAATTCGCCAGAAGGTTTGA
- the rho gene encoding transcription termination factor Rho, which produces MNDQTNNKEGTMSGNTPTSNNQPCANSAQPNGNTNGNGQAKPTHYNKSRTHVPVDGYKIEGLRTTPLEKLLEIATELGIENPNELKRQDLMFEILKSQVNQGGFILFTGILEIAGEGYGFLRATDANFSDSANDAYVSSTQVKKFALRTGDIVTGQVRPPKDQERYYALLKIEAINYLPLAESKKRPLFENLTPLYPTEKIKLEYDPMKITGRVLDLFTPIGKGQRGLIVAPPRSGKTELMKELAHGIARNHPESELIVLLVDERPEEVTDMQRCVQGEVYSSTFDMPASNHVRVANLVIEKAKRRVEMGKDVIILLDSITRLARAYNTVTPSSGKVLSGGVDANALHKPKRFFGAARNIEDGGSLTIISTALIETGSRMDEVIFEEFKGTGNSEIVLDRNISDRRIYPAINIMKSGTRKEELLLTPDRLQKIWALRSAISQMDDIEALKFLYAKMLKTKDNEELLSIMND; this is translated from the coding sequence ATGAACGATCAAACTAACAACAAAGAAGGCACAATGAGCGGAAACACTCCTACCTCAAACAATCAACCCTGCGCGAATTCAGCCCAACCAAACGGGAATACTAACGGTAACGGACAAGCAAAACCAACTCACTATAACAAATCACGAACCCACGTTCCCGTTGATGGCTACAAAATAGAGGGGCTAAGAACCACACCTCTGGAAAAACTTTTAGAGATCGCGACAGAACTTGGCATTGAAAATCCAAACGAATTAAAACGCCAAGATTTGATGTTTGAAATTTTAAAATCACAAGTCAACCAAGGCGGATTTATCCTTTTTACGGGTATCTTAGAGATTGCTGGTGAAGGTTATGGCTTCTTACGTGCTACAGATGCTAACTTCTCAGACAGTGCCAATGACGCCTATGTAAGTAGTACACAAGTCAAGAAATTTGCACTTCGTACCGGTGACATCGTCACTGGGCAAGTTAGACCTCCAAAAGATCAGGAGCGTTACTACGCTCTTCTTAAGATCGAAGCAATCAACTATCTACCTCTTGCAGAGAGCAAAAAACGCCCTCTTTTTGAAAACCTAACACCACTTTACCCAACCGAAAAAATCAAACTCGAATACGATCCAATGAAAATCACTGGTCGTGTACTTGACCTCTTTACCCCAATTGGTAAAGGACAACGTGGTCTTATCGTTGCACCTCCAAGAAGTGGTAAAACAGAACTTATGAAAGAGCTAGCACACGGCATCGCTCGTAATCACCCAGAGTCAGAACTCATCGTTTTACTTGTCGATGAGAGACCTGAAGAGGTTACCGATATGCAACGTTGTGTTCAAGGTGAAGTGTATAGCTCAACCTTTGATATGCCAGCGTCGAACCATGTTCGTGTTGCAAACCTTGTCATCGAAAAAGCAAAACGCCGTGTTGAAATGGGCAAAGATGTCATCATCCTTTTAGATTCTATCACTCGTCTTGCTCGTGCTTACAATACCGTAACCCCTTCAAGTGGTAAAGTTTTAAGTGGTGGTGTAGATGCAAACGCACTACATAAACCAAAACGTTTCTTTGGAGCTGCTCGAAATATCGAAGATGGTGGTAGTTTGACCATTATTTCAACAGCACTTATTGAGACAGGAAGTAGAATGGACGAAGTTATCTTTGAGGAGTTCAAAGGTACCGGCAACAGCGAAATCGTTCTCGATAGAAATATCTCCGATCGTCGTATCTACCCAGCGATTAACATCATGAAATCAGGAACACGTAAAGAAGAGCTTCTTCTCACCCCTGATCGTCTTCAAAAAATCTGGGCACTTAGAAGTGCTATCAGCCAAATGGATGACATTGAAGCACTTAAATTCTTGTATGCTAAGATGCTTAAAACCAAGGACAATGAAGAACTACTTTCGATTATGAATGACTAA
- a CDS encoding di-trans,poly-cis-decaprenylcistransferase has translation MNDLVHLAIIMDGNGRWAKRQGKERSFGHKEGAKKVREITKYAAKMGIEYLTLYAFSTENWNRPKAEVSVLMKLLSKYLHSEIPTLLENNIRFDVIGDMSKFSPSLQKEITYAKEMTAHCTGLRQILAINYGAHDEILRAINKSLHVNGEITKEILESNLDTAGIPPVDVLIRTGGDCRLSNFLLWQAAYAELFFSKTLWPDFSVGELETIVSEYLQTERRFGGIV, from the coding sequence ATGAATGATTTAGTGCATTTGGCGATTATTATGGATGGCAATGGTAGATGGGCAAAACGTCAAGGCAAAGAGCGTTCTTTCGGGCATAAAGAAGGTGCTAAAAAAGTACGTGAGATCACGAAGTATGCTGCTAAGATGGGCATAGAGTACCTGACTCTTTATGCGTTTAGCACTGAAAACTGGAATCGTCCAAAAGCTGAGGTGAGCGTTTTAATGAAACTTCTCTCCAAATATCTTCACAGTGAAATTCCGACCCTTTTAGAGAATAACATCCGTTTTGATGTCATCGGCGATATGAGCAAGTTTTCTCCTTCGCTTCAAAAAGAGATCACTTATGCCAAAGAGATGACGGCACACTGTACGGGACTTAGACAAATTCTTGCCATCAACTATGGCGCACACGATGAAATCCTTCGAGCCATCAACAAATCTTTACATGTAAACGGTGAAATCACCAAAGAAATCTTAGAATCCAACCTTGATACCGCGGGCATTCCTCCTGTGGATGTCCTCATTCGCACGGGTGGCGACTGCCGCCTCTCCAACTTCTTGCTCTGGCAAGCCGCTTACGCAGAGCTTTTCTTTAGCAAAACACTCTGGCCAGATTTTTCGGTGGGTGAGCTTGAAACCATCGTCTCAGAGTATCTTCAAACCGAACGACGTTTTGGTGGCATCGTCTAA